A single window of Thalassomonas viridans DNA harbors:
- a CDS encoding chemotaxis protein CheA encodes MDLDPVIQTFLVEAKEQLEEMEENLLSLEQDLGDIEAVNAVFRAAHTIKGSGGMFGFEHLVAFTHEVESVLMRMRKGEISIDSELISVLLSCSDHIKVLVECTGGDGEKTSRETEQASRELINRLMPYGGIAGQEEGQSDKVAAGQGAVAAIPESGLQDDALATASENWHISLRFTPSVLKNGMDPLSFIRFLSTVGDIKSVHTLTDKLKVAAKTFDPEDCYLGFEVQLYSRAERKDIEEVFEFVRDDCTLTIIAPHSKTEEYISLINSLEDEDAKLGQILLRVGALTPKELESVLQIQMATPAEEAQVKVGELIPGQGVDQQVVDTALSKQKQSRERQAKAKASESSSMRIDAEKLDSLINLVGELVIAQANSALLARRSRAGNLIDAMASTSNLIESIRDNCLKLRMVPIGQTFSRFQRVVRDISLELDKDIRLTTSGEDTELDKSMVEKLVDPLMHLVRNSMDHGIETAEQRIAAGKPEYGQLALRAYHDSGHIVIEVSDDGQGIIKEKVIRKAVENRLIESSEGMADYDIYRLIFEPGFSTAETISNISGRGVGMDVVKQNIEQLKGSIEIDSRPGQGLTMRIRVPLTLAIIDGFLMEISNSQYVLPLSSVIECLELSESSDIKEITNNLINLRGEVLPVIRLRELFVCRDRPPPRQNIIVVRYGNRKGGVVIDRSLGEYQTVIKPLSSIFQGLEWLAGSTILGSGEVAMILDVAGLFKNADSLAGSQNSGLH; translated from the coding sequence ATGGATCTAGATCCTGTCATACAGACATTTCTTGTTGAAGCGAAAGAGCAGCTGGAAGAAATGGAAGAAAACCTGTTATCGCTGGAGCAAGACTTGGGAGATATTGAAGCGGTAAACGCGGTTTTTCGTGCCGCCCATACCATTAAAGGCAGCGGCGGTATGTTTGGCTTTGAGCATCTGGTTGCCTTTACCCATGAGGTAGAGTCCGTGCTGATGCGTATGCGCAAGGGAGAGATAAGCATAGACAGCGAGCTTATTTCGGTACTGCTTAGCTGCAGCGATCATATTAAGGTGCTGGTGGAGTGCACCGGCGGCGATGGTGAAAAAACTTCCCGGGAGACGGAGCAGGCCAGCCGGGAGCTGATAAACAGGCTGATGCCTTATGGCGGCATAGCCGGACAGGAAGAAGGGCAAAGCGATAAAGTTGCGGCCGGGCAGGGGGCTGTTGCCGCCATCCCTGAGTCAGGTCTACAAGATGATGCCTTGGCTACGGCTTCGGAGAACTGGCATATTTCACTCAGATTTACCCCGTCCGTGCTAAAGAACGGCATGGACCCCTTGTCTTTTATCCGTTTTCTCTCCACTGTCGGTGATATCAAATCGGTGCATACCTTAACCGATAAGCTGAAGGTTGCCGCTAAGACTTTCGATCCTGAGGACTGCTATCTCGGCTTTGAGGTGCAGTTATATTCCCGGGCGGAAAGGAAAGATATCGAAGAGGTTTTTGAGTTTGTCCGTGACGACTGCACCCTGACCATAATTGCTCCCCATAGTAAGACCGAAGAGTATATTTCCCTGATCAATTCCCTGGAAGACGAGGATGCCAAGCTGGGACAGATTTTATTGCGGGTGGGGGCCCTGACACCGAAAGAGCTGGAAAGTGTTTTACAAATACAAATGGCCACGCCGGCTGAAGAAGCACAGGTAAAAGTCGGGGAGCTGATCCCCGGGCAGGGAGTGGATCAGCAGGTGGTTGATACCGCCCTGAGCAAGCAAAAACAGTCCCGGGAACGGCAGGCAAAAGCCAAAGCGAGTGAAAGCTCCAGCATGCGTATCGATGCCGAAAAGCTCGATAGCCTGATCAACCTGGTGGGGGAGCTGGTTATTGCCCAGGCCAACAGCGCCTTGCTGGCCAGACGGAGCCGTGCCGGCAATCTGATTGATGCCATGGCATCGACCTCGAACCTGATCGAAAGCATACGGGACAATTGCCTTAAGCTGCGCATGGTGCCTATCGGACAAACCTTTTCACGCTTTCAGCGCGTGGTCCGGGATATCAGTTTGGAGCTGGATAAAGATATTCGCCTGACCACTTCCGGGGAAGATACCGAACTGGATAAAAGCATGGTGGAAAAACTGGTGGACCCCCTGATGCATTTGGTCAGAAACTCCATGGATCACGGTATTGAAACTGCCGAGCAAAGAATCGCTGCCGGAAAACCCGAATACGGGCAACTTGCACTGCGTGCTTATCATGACTCCGGCCATATAGTGATTGAGGTCAGTGACGACGGTCAGGGGATCATCAAAGAGAAAGTTATTAGAAAAGCAGTAGAAAACCGCCTGATTGAAAGCAGCGAAGGCATGGCGGATTATGATATTTACCGTTTGATTTTTGAACCCGGGTTTTCCACCGCAGAAACCATCAGCAATATCTCCGGGCGCGGCGTCGGCATGGATGTGGTGAAGCAGAATATCGAACAGCTCAAGGGCAGCATTGAAATCGATTCCCGTCCCGGGCAGGGGCTGACCATGCGCATCCGGGTGCCGTTAACTTTAGCCATAATCGACGGCTTCCTGATGGAAATCAGCAACAGCCAGTATGTATTGCCGTTAAGCAGTGTTATTGAATGCCTGGAGCTTTCCGAGTCGAGCGATATTAAAGAAATCACCAATAACCTGATTAATCTGCGGGGTGAGGTTCTACCTGTCATCCGTCTGCGGGAATTGTTTGTCTGCCGGGACCGGCCGCCTCCCAGGCAAAATATTATCGTGGTGCGCTATGGCAACCGTAAAGGCGGGGTGGTGATTGACAGGTCCCTGGGGGAATATCAAACCGTGATCAAGCCCCTGTCCAGCATTTTTCAGGGGCTGGAGTGGCTTGCCGGCTCGACCATCCTTGGCAGCGGTGAAGTGGCGATGATCCTCGATGTCGCCGGTTTGTTTAAAAATGCTGATTCGCTGGCGGGTTCTCAAAATTCAGGCCTGCATTAG
- a CDS encoding chemotaxis protein CheW, producing the protein MSEHESHQGEEKVVGCDQFLTFSLGGDKYGLDILSVKEIIEYAELTRIPLMPDFIRGVLNLRGLVVPIIDLLARFGGEPAEITRRSCFVIVEVESDEGAIEIGMLVDEVNDVVEISRDNIEPTPSFGNQIRTDFISGMGKISGHFIVLLQIAKVLSIDELSLLSEVNRSLDQACKAGNSEPAPQPDPEQE; encoded by the coding sequence ATGTCTGAGCATGAAAGCCATCAGGGGGAAGAAAAAGTTGTCGGTTGCGATCAGTTTCTTACTTTTAGCCTGGGAGGGGACAAATACGGGCTGGATATACTTTCGGTAAAGGAAATTATTGAATATGCCGAGTTAACCAGAATCCCCCTGATGCCCGACTTTATTCGCGGTGTGTTAAACCTGCGCGGTTTGGTGGTGCCTATTATCGATTTGCTGGCCCGCTTCGGCGGTGAACCGGCTGAAATTACCCGGCGCTCCTGTTTTGTGATTGTCGAAGTGGAAAGCGATGAGGGGGCGATAGAAATCGGCATGCTGGTAGATGAGGTTAATGATGTGGTTGAAATCAGCAGAGATAATATCGAACCTACGCCTTCATTCGGTAACCAGATCCGGACAGACTTTATTTCCGGCATGGGAAAAATAAGCGGCCATTTTATCGTATTGCTGCAAATTGCTAAGGTTTTGTCTATTGATGAACTTTCCCTGCTCAGTGAAGTAAACCGGTCGCTTGACCAGGCCTGTAAGGCTGGTAACTCCGAGCCGGCGCCGCAGCCGGATCCTGAGCAGGAATAA
- a CDS encoding CheR family methyltransferase: MLDTNKLTLSDYVFNQFKSLMFKESGVMLSNDKQVMVKARLAKRLRQLNLDSFEQYLHLVQSPDNRLEIQQLIDALTTNETSFFREAQHFEFLRARLASFSVTVPIRIWSAACSTGEEAYSLAMTVADSRCHPDWQILASDINSQVLACAGLGMYDIARAAAIPRRYLVKYCLKGVRSQAGQLLLSEQLKQHIRFVLLNLDGELPEIGQFHFIFLRNVLIYFNEVKRKQIIDKITGRLVPGGYLFIGHSESLRGITELLKPVQATIYQKC; the protein is encoded by the coding sequence ATGCTTGATACCAATAAACTCACACTCAGTGATTATGTTTTCAATCAGTTTAAGAGCCTGATGTTTAAAGAGTCCGGAGTGATGTTAAGCAATGACAAGCAAGTCATGGTTAAAGCCCGTTTAGCCAAGCGTTTGCGCCAGTTGAACCTGGATAGTTTTGAGCAATATCTGCATTTAGTGCAGTCGCCGGATAATCGTTTGGAAATACAGCAGCTAATCGATGCGCTGACCACTAATGAAACCAGCTTTTTTAGGGAGGCGCAACACTTTGAATTTTTGCGTGCCCGGCTGGCATCTTTCTCTGTTACCGTGCCGATAAGGATCTGGAGTGCCGCCTGTTCTACCGGGGAAGAGGCTTATAGTCTGGCGATGACAGTTGCCGATAGCCGCTGTCATCCCGACTGGCAAATACTGGCAAGTGATATCAACAGCCAGGTGTTGGCCTGCGCCGGACTGGGTATGTATGATATCGCCCGGGCCGCCGCCATTCCCCGCCGCTATCTGGTCAAATATTGCCTGAAAGGGGTACGCAGCCAGGCCGGGCAGTTGTTGCTCAGCGAGCAGTTAAAGCAACATATACGTTTTGTTTTATTGAATCTCGATGGAGAACTGCCGGAGATAGGACAATTTCATTTTATTTTCCTGCGCAATGTTCTTATTTATTTCAATGAAGTGAAAAGAAAGCAGATTATCGACAAAATTACCGGCAGGCTGGTGCCCGGAGGTTATTTGTTTATCGGGCATTCGGAAAGTCTCAGGGGGATAACTGAGCTGTTAAAGCCGGTGCAGGCAACTATTTATCAAAAGTGCTGA
- a CDS encoding methyl-accepting chemotaxis protein — MKMSLHLKLGNKVIIAFVIVTLIAIISTAIISYNAARDALVSSAFSRLASVREIQKSRIEDYFKKIRAQIITYSEDRMIVDAMKAFKKNFYSIEKELALDNKALESLDIKLRVEYQNEFLKRVNENLENKVGLSRYLPKNSTTRLLQHLYIVENPQATGDKHSLDAAPDGSSYSKTHAGYHPIMRNFLKKFGYHDIFLVDNKTGYIVYSVYKEMDYATSLLTGPYKDSNIAEVFRSTRDAAEADEIKVADFQPYIPTYNAPASFIASPVFDGGEQIGVLIFEMPVDRINSIMTNNSRWLEAGFGESGETYLVGDDSTLRNQTRFLIEDQSAYIEALRQAGLETRLVNKIDNISSAIGLQPVKTKGVEAAQRGETGLDIFNDYRDVPVLSAYAPLDITGVDWVILNEIDESEALAPAYQLRNTILMSALFLLAVSILIALWFSRTIIIRPINAMLTAAEDLRSGEGDLTARIPDFGRDELGQTARSFNGFLEKLHDVIYEIRDSVQVLTVASSEVKSTAHSVSDGASQQASSVEETSAALEQMTASIGQNAESSKITDNIASKAATDARGGGKAVEQTVSAMKEIVEKISIIDDIAYKTNLLSLNAAIEAARAGEHGKGFAVVAAEVSKLAERSQVAAKEIGELAKKSTATAEGAGELLDAIVPGIEQTADLVQEIANASDEQAGGVSQISEAMNLVDQTTQKNAAAAEELAATSEEMSNRIVQVSRLVSYFKVSEQGKPAGSSRASEGTAATLTTDTVKDMPVAASPKINKQDFEPFE, encoded by the coding sequence ATGAAAATGTCGCTTCATTTGAAATTAGGCAACAAGGTGATCATCGCTTTTGTTATCGTGACCCTGATCGCCATTATTTCTACGGCTATTATCAGTTATAACGCCGCACGTGATGCCCTGGTTTCCAGTGCTTTTTCCCGGCTGGCCTCGGTGCGGGAAATCCAAAAATCCCGGATTGAAGACTATTTTAAAAAGATCCGGGCCCAAATCATCACCTATTCGGAAGATCGCATGATAGTGGATGCCATGAAGGCCTTTAAAAAAAATTTCTACAGCATAGAGAAAGAACTGGCACTGGACAATAAAGCACTTGAAAGCCTGGACATTAAACTGCGCGTTGAATATCAGAATGAATTCTTAAAGCGGGTTAATGAAAACCTGGAAAATAAGGTCGGGCTCAGCCGGTATTTGCCTAAGAACAGTACCACCCGGTTGTTACAGCACCTGTATATTGTTGAAAATCCGCAGGCAACCGGCGATAAACACAGCCTGGATGCGGCACCCGACGGCAGCAGCTATAGTAAAACCCACGCCGGTTATCACCCGATAATGCGCAATTTCCTGAAAAAATTCGGTTACCACGATATTTTCCTGGTGGACAATAAAACCGGTTATATCGTCTATTCGGTATACAAGGAAATGGACTATGCAACATCATTATTAACCGGTCCCTATAAGGACAGCAATATTGCCGAGGTTTTTCGCAGCACCCGGGATGCGGCCGAAGCAGATGAAATAAAAGTTGCCGACTTTCAGCCTTATATACCTACCTATAATGCCCCGGCTTCCTTTATCGCTTCGCCTGTTTTTGACGGGGGGGAGCAGATAGGCGTGCTTATTTTTGAGATGCCGGTGGATCGTATTAACAGCATAATGACAAACAATAGCCGCTGGCTGGAGGCGGGGTTTGGCGAGTCGGGGGAAACTTATCTGGTCGGGGATGATTCGACGTTGCGCAACCAGACGCGTTTTCTGATTGAAGATCAAAGCGCCTATATCGAGGCGCTCAGGCAGGCGGGCCTGGAAACCCGGCTTGTCAATAAAATCGATAATATCAGCAGTGCCATAGGCTTGCAGCCGGTTAAAACCAAAGGGGTCGAAGCGGCCCAAAGGGGAGAAACCGGCCTGGATATTTTTAACGATTACCGCGATGTCCCTGTGTTGTCCGCTTATGCGCCACTTGATATTACCGGTGTTGATTGGGTGATTTTAAATGAAATCGATGAAAGCGAAGCTCTGGCGCCGGCTTACCAACTGAGGAATACTATTCTAATGTCGGCTTTGTTTCTGCTGGCGGTTTCTATCCTTATTGCCCTGTGGTTTTCCCGCACCATCATTATCCGCCCTATCAACGCCATGTTGACTGCGGCGGAAGACTTGCGCTCCGGCGAAGGGGATCTAACGGCAAGGATACCCGACTTCGGCCGGGACGAATTAGGGCAAACCGCCCGCTCCTTTAACGGCTTCCTGGAAAAACTGCACGATGTGATTTACGAGATACGGGATTCGGTGCAGGTGCTGACGGTGGCCTCCAGTGAAGTGAAAAGCACGGCCCATTCCGTTAGCGACGGCGCTTCGCAGCAGGCCAGCAGTGTCGAAGAAACCAGTGCCGCGCTGGAGCAGATGACGGCTTCCATCGGGCAAAATGCGGAAAGCTCTAAGATTACCGATAATATTGCTTCCAAGGCCGCCACCGATGCCCGCGGGGGCGGTAAAGCCGTGGAGCAGACGGTTTCTGCGATGAAAGAAATTGTCGAAAAGATCAGCATTATTGATGATATTGCTTACAAAACCAATTTATTATCGCTAAATGCGGCTATCGAAGCGGCGCGTGCCGGGGAGCACGGCAAAGGCTTTGCCGTGGTTGCGGCAGAGGTCAGCAAACTGGCGGAACGCAGCCAGGTTGCAGCCAAGGAAATCGGTGAACTGGCGAAAAAAAGCACGGCAACGGCAGAAGGGGCGGGGGAATTACTCGATGCCATAGTGCCGGGTATAGAACAAACGGCTGATTTGGTGCAGGAAATTGCCAATGCTTCCGATGAGCAGGCTGGCGGGGTCAGCCAGATCAGTGAAGCCATGAACCTGGTGGATCAAACCACGCAAAAAAATGCCGCCGCCGCCGAGGAGCTGGCCGCCACCTCCGAAGAAATGAGTAACCGTATCGTTCAGGTGAGTCGCCTGGTGTCTTATTTTAAAGTCAGCGAGCAGGGCAAACCTGCCGGCTCGTCCCGTGCTTCTGAAGGGACTGCTGCCACTTTGACGACGGATACCGTAAAAGATATGCCGGTAGCCGCCTCGCCGAAAATCAATAAACAAGACTTTGAGCCCTTTGAATAA
- a CDS encoding response regulator: MAKTILIVDDSASLRQIVKMTLTGAGYQVIEGENGQDALDKLAGQKINLVVSDVNMPVMDGITFVTELKKLPLYKFTPVIMLTTESEQEVKEAGKAAGVRAWMVKPFKPAQMLTAVQKLVM, translated from the coding sequence ATGGCAAAAACGATTCTTATTGTGGATGACTCGGCGTCACTTCGCCAGATCGTCAAAATGACCTTAACGGGGGCAGGCTACCAGGTGATTGAAGGAGAAAATGGTCAGGATGCCCTGGATAAGCTGGCGGGACAGAAAATCAACCTGGTGGTCAGTGATGTCAATATGCCGGTTATGGACGGCATTACCTTTGTCACTGAGCTGAAGAAGCTACCTCTGTACAAGTTTACGCCTGTGATCATGCTGACGACCGAGTCTGAGCAGGAAGTAAAAGAAGCGGGCAAAGCGGCCGGCGTCAGGGCATGGATGGTTAAGCCCTTTAAACCGGCGCAAATGCTCACGGCGGTGCAAAAGCTGGTGATGTGA